A single region of the Dehalococcoides mccartyi genome encodes:
- a CDS encoding class I SAM-dependent methyltransferase: MSSRDYFNQVADNWDEMRQGFFSDRIREAAIEAAGVKPESIAADIGAGTGYMTAELLRKNCRVVAIDQSSAMLAKIKSKFGAYGVSCLQADGNTLPLKDQSIDYSFANMFLHHVEDPAGAIKEMSRILLPGGRLVITDLCLHTHADMQKEHHDHWPGFELKAVKGWFEQAGLKNIRVETLNQKCTAPGCTCKEQIAIDIFLASGEK; encoded by the coding sequence ATGAGCAGCCGGGATTACTTCAATCAGGTAGCAGACAACTGGGACGAAATGCGTCAGGGCTTTTTCTCAGACCGCATACGCGAAGCTGCCATTGAAGCCGCAGGCGTAAAACCAGAAAGCATAGCCGCCGATATAGGCGCAGGCACGGGATACATGACCGCAGAACTGCTGCGGAAAAACTGCAGGGTTGTTGCCATTGACCAATCCTCCGCCATGCTTGCAAAGATTAAATCCAAATTCGGGGCATACGGTGTATCCTGTTTGCAGGCAGACGGAAACACACTCCCTTTAAAAGACCAAAGCATAGACTACAGTTTTGCTAACATGTTTCTCCATCATGTCGAGGACCCTGCAGGGGCAATAAAAGAAATGAGCAGGATACTGCTGCCGGGCGGGCGTCTGGTAATAACAGATCTCTGCCTCCATACGCATGCGGACATGCAGAAAGAACATCATGACCATTGGCCTGGATTTGAATTAAAAGCTGTCAAGGGCTGGTTTGAACAGGCCGGACTGAAAAATATTAGGGTTGAAACCTTGAACCAGAAATGTACCGCACCAGGCTGTACCTGCAAGGAACAGATTGCCATAGATATTTTTCTGGCCTCGGGTGAGAAATAA
- the purF gene encoding amidophosphoribosyltransferase, which translates to MHESCGVFGVFAPGQDVARLTFFALFALQHRGQESSGISTSDGQALKLYSQMGLVSHIFTEDILKKLDGHIAVGHNRYSTTGSSLQINAQPFVMGQGDNIMAIAHNGNIVNSEALNTELTSKGYIFKTSTDTEIIGQLILSSVETDWVKRIRYAMNRLKGAFSCTIMTKDTLYAMRDPLGVRPLCLGKMQGGYVVASESCALDHIGADFIREIEPGEILAINQTGVTSFKQQSSRRALCIFEFIYFARPDSQINGRLLYSARQAMGAELAKEYPVDADLVIGVPDSATAAGIGYAVSSGIPPAEGLIKNRYMGRTFIQPDQRLRDLGVKLKFNPLRSVLEGKRVVLVDDSIVRGTTTPQVIRLLRKAGAKEVHMRVCAPPITNPCFFGVDMATRSELIAAKMSVPEIQKYIGADSLGYLSLPGLIKAVGLPKENFCLACFTGEYALPVQLEMDKFALGNQRNNCCQMPSPES; encoded by the coding sequence TTGCATGAATCTTGCGGCGTTTTCGGTGTATTTGCCCCCGGTCAGGATGTAGCTCGGCTCACATTTTTCGCTCTGTTTGCCCTGCAGCACAGAGGTCAGGAAAGTTCAGGAATATCTACATCTGACGGACAGGCACTTAAGCTTTATTCACAGATGGGGTTGGTTTCCCATATATTTACCGAAGATATACTCAAGAAACTGGACGGCCATATTGCCGTAGGCCACAATCGCTATTCTACCACCGGCTCAAGTCTGCAAATCAACGCCCAGCCCTTTGTAATGGGTCAGGGTGACAATATTATGGCCATAGCCCACAACGGCAACATTGTAAATTCCGAGGCTTTGAATACAGAGCTGACTTCTAAAGGCTATATCTTTAAAACCTCCACTGATACTGAAATAATCGGCCAGCTTATCCTTTCCTCAGTTGAAACTGACTGGGTCAAACGGATACGCTATGCTATGAACCGCCTTAAAGGGGCATTTTCCTGCACCATTATGACCAAAGACACCCTCTATGCCATGCGTGACCCACTGGGTGTCCGCCCGTTATGTCTGGGTAAAATGCAGGGGGGCTACGTAGTTGCTTCCGAAAGCTGTGCCCTTGACCATATCGGGGCTGATTTCATACGCGAAATAGAACCGGGTGAGATTTTGGCCATAAATCAAACCGGCGTAACCAGTTTCAAACAGCAAAGCTCCCGACGGGCTTTGTGCATATTTGAGTTTATCTATTTTGCCCGTCCCGACAGTCAGATAAACGGGCGTCTTTTATATTCCGCCCGGCAAGCCATGGGGGCGGAACTGGCCAAGGAATACCCGGTAGATGCAGACTTGGTGATAGGTGTACCTGACTCCGCCACGGCTGCCGGCATAGGCTATGCCGTAAGTTCAGGCATCCCTCCGGCCGAAGGCCTTATCAAAAACCGTTATATGGGCAGAACTTTTATCCAACCGGACCAGCGGTTGCGTGATTTGGGTGTGAAGCTGAAGTTCAATCCCCTGAGGAGTGTTTTGGAAGGTAAGCGGGTGGTACTGGTAGATGACAGTATAGTCCGCGGAACTACTACTCCCCAGGTTATACGCCTGCTTCGTAAAGCCGGTGCCAAAGAAGTACACATGCGGGTATGCGCCCCCCCTATAACCAACCCCTGTTTCTTCGGTGTAGATATGGCCACCCGTTCGGAACTTATTGCCGCCAAAATGAGCGTGCCGGAGATACAAAAATACATAGGCGCGGATTCTCTCGGTTACCTCAGCCTGCCCGGTCTGATAAAGGCGGTTGGACTGCCCAAAGAAAACTTCTGCCTGGCCTGTTTTACCGGCGAATATGCTCTGCCTGTTCAGCTGGAGATGGATAAATTTGCACTCGGCAATCAGCGGAATAACTGCTGCCAAATGCCATCACCCGAAAGCTGA
- the hgcC gene encoding HgcAB-associated protein HgcC, with translation MEEKCCCGIDAIVSVDARGQLVLPKEIRTKLDIQPGDKLAAITRHSNGKPCCLLLIKADEFSELANEIVSPILKNMTIAGGD, from the coding sequence ATGGAAGAAAAATGTTGCTGCGGCATAGATGCCATTGTAAGCGTGGATGCCCGCGGCCAGCTGGTACTGCCAAAGGAAATCCGCACTAAGCTGGATATTCAGCCGGGAGACAAGCTGGCAGCCATTACCCGGCATTCAAACGGGAAACCCTGCTGTCTGCTGCTTATCAAAGCAGACGAATTTTCGGAATTGGCCAATGAAATAGTCAGCCCCATTTTAAAAAACATGACAATTGCAGGAGGAGATTAA
- a CDS encoding VTT domain-containing protein yields MADLPEEDISICATGAELKTRAWFKRWGIWLGVLVIIISIALSVWLIIRRDIIQDLAGYGYIGMFAISFLGSSISIVPVPMLAVQFTLGGVLPPPVGDPILGPLFAGIVASLAEALGGFSIYMTGYSGKSSLAGTDSGSKLNRLYCKMMHLMERRGSLMVFILSAIINPFFYPMTLAAGAVNFGIRKFMLISLAGKFIKCTAICYAGYFGLTRLFGFE; encoded by the coding sequence ATGGCGGATCTGCCCGAAGAAGATATTTCAATATGCGCAACCGGTGCCGAGCTGAAGACCCGTGCATGGTTTAAAAGATGGGGGATTTGGCTCGGCGTTCTGGTTATAATTATCAGCATTGCCCTTTCGGTCTGGCTTATTATCCGCCGGGATATTATTCAGGATCTGGCCGGTTACGGATATATCGGCATGTTTGCCATAAGTTTTCTGGGCAGTTCCATCTCCATAGTTCCGGTGCCTATGCTGGCCGTCCAGTTTACTCTGGGAGGGGTCTTGCCCCCGCCGGTGGGAGACCCGATACTGGGTCCTCTTTTTGCCGGAATAGTGGCCAGTCTAGCCGAAGCCCTGGGCGGTTTCTCCATTTACATGACTGGCTATTCGGGCAAATCCAGTCTGGCAGGAACAGATTCAGGCAGCAAATTAAACCGCCTGTACTGCAAAATGATGCACCTGATGGAGAGACGGGGTTCACTTATGGTTTTTATTCTCTCAGCTATCATTAATCCGTTTTTCTACCCTATGACTCTGGCTGCCGGAGCAGTAAATTTCGGCATCCGCAAATTTATGCTGATTTCACTGGCAGGCAAGTTTATCAAATGCACCGCCATCTGCTATGCCGGATATTTCGGTCTGACCCGCCTGTTTGGTTTTGAATAA
- a CDS encoding arsenite methyltransferase produces MADIKKLVREEYGQIAENAASPASGCSCCSCSSDMAAESSLQAGYTEEEINSVPEGANLGLGCGNPLALAEIKAGETVLDLGSGGGFDCFLASPRVGAKGKVIGVDMTPQMLSIAKRNAFQGGYTNVEFIQGEIENLPLESDSIDLIISNCVINLSPDKPAVFKEALRVLKPGGRIVISDIVLEGELPEEVRKSAAAYVSCIAGAEQFYDYLDIIHDAGFIDITLLSKETYGSGSCCDDQGCGCGCSDESCHSHEDAETNELDGLISSLRLKAYKPL; encoded by the coding sequence ATGGCAGACATCAAGAAACTGGTTCGGGAAGAATATGGCCAGATAGCCGAAAATGCGGCTTCGCCAGCCAGCGGCTGCAGTTGCTGCAGCTGCAGCTCAGACATGGCAGCCGAATCCAGCCTTCAGGCAGGCTATACCGAAGAGGAAATAAACTCCGTTCCCGAAGGGGCGAACCTGGGACTGGGGTGCGGCAACCCTCTGGCACTGGCTGAAATAAAGGCAGGGGAAACCGTACTGGATTTGGGGTCGGGCGGCGGCTTTGACTGCTTTTTGGCAAGCCCGCGGGTAGGTGCAAAAGGTAAAGTAATAGGTGTTGACATGACACCCCAAATGCTGTCTATAGCCAAACGCAACGCTTTTCAGGGCGGCTATACCAATGTGGAGTTTATCCAGGGGGAGATTGAAAACCTGCCGCTGGAGTCAGACAGCATAGACCTTATCATCTCCAACTGCGTAATAAATCTGTCACCGGATAAGCCCGCTGTTTTCAAAGAAGCCTTGCGGGTGCTCAAGCCGGGCGGACGGATAGTTATATCCGACATTGTACTTGAAGGGGAACTGCCGGAAGAAGTCCGCAAATCTGCCGCCGCATATGTAAGCTGTATTGCCGGTGCGGAACAATTCTATGATTATTTGGATATAATCCACGACGCCGGTTTTATTGACATAACATTACTATCCAAAGAAACCTACGGCTCAGGCAGCTGCTGTGATGACCAAGGTTGCGGCTGCGGCTGTTCAGACGAATCCTGTCACAGCCATGAAGATGCTGAAACCAATGAGCTGGATGGTTTAATAAGCAGTCTAAGGCTCAAAGCTTATAAACCGCTTTAG
- the purH gene encoding bifunctional phosphoribosylaminoimidazolecarboxamide formyltransferase/IMP cyclohydrolase translates to MVMRAILSVSDKTGLIEFAKGLSELGFDIYSTGGTKKSLQQANVTVHGISNMTGSPEILDGRVKTLHPKVHGGILARRDLPEHMAELEEHNIQPIDMVVVNLYPFVKTVSRPDVSLTDALENIDIGGPTMIRASAKNFPSVIVVVDPQDYPRVLEHLKTGTLSLDERKKLAQKAFQHVAMYDTAISQYLWQGEEGFPENMTIALSKRYDLRYGENPHQPAVFYAENRVGQGQDTGITWAQQVWGKQLSFNNILDADAAWGAATDFSAATVAIVKHTNTCGLCSREDVAEAYKKAFSGDPVSAYGGIVASNRKVTLAMAEAMKGVFYEIIIAPEYAPEALEFLKTRKDLRILIADLPKHNDTATFSLDYRRVKGGLLVQAADELAEDALQTKVATKRAPTAEEMADLKFAWRAVKHIKSNAIVLAKNKVLLGMGAGQPNRVVSVDIAKSKAGEASKGSVMASDAMFPFPDSVEQAAVAGVTAIIQPGGSIRDQESIDAANKYNIAMVFTGTRHFRH, encoded by the coding sequence ATTGTCATGAGGGCTATCCTAAGCGTCTCAGATAAAACCGGTCTTATCGAATTCGCCAAGGGCTTATCAGAACTGGGTTTTGATATATACAGCACCGGCGGAACCAAGAAATCACTACAGCAGGCGAATGTAACCGTTCACGGCATTTCAAATATGACCGGTTCACCTGAAATACTGGACGGCAGGGTTAAAACCCTGCACCCCAAGGTACACGGCGGCATACTTGCCCGGCGTGACTTGCCCGAACATATGGCCGAACTGGAAGAACACAATATCCAACCCATTGACATGGTGGTAGTCAATCTCTATCCATTTGTCAAGACTGTTTCACGTCCGGATGTAAGCCTGACCGATGCACTGGAAAACATCGATATCGGCGGCCCCACCATGATAAGGGCTTCCGCCAAGAACTTCCCAAGTGTGATTGTAGTGGTAGACCCACAGGATTACCCCCGTGTGCTCGAACACCTTAAAACAGGCACTTTGAGCCTTGATGAACGCAAAAAGCTAGCCCAAAAGGCTTTTCAGCATGTAGCTATGTACGACACTGCTATCTCCCAGTATCTCTGGCAAGGAGAAGAGGGCTTCCCCGAAAATATGACCATAGCCCTTTCCAAACGCTATGACCTGCGTTACGGTGAAAACCCCCACCAGCCGGCAGTATTTTACGCTGAAAACAGGGTTGGACAAGGACAGGACACCGGTATTACCTGGGCGCAGCAGGTCTGGGGCAAACAGCTTTCCTTTAACAATATCTTAGATGCAGACGCCGCCTGGGGTGCCGCCACCGATTTCTCGGCCGCAACAGTAGCCATAGTCAAACATACCAATACCTGCGGCCTGTGCAGCCGCGAAGATGTAGCCGAAGCCTACAAGAAGGCCTTTTCGGGTGACCCCGTTTCGGCTTATGGCGGTATAGTAGCCTCCAACCGCAAAGTGACACTGGCCATGGCCGAAGCCATGAAGGGTGTCTTTTATGAAATCATCATTGCCCCCGAATATGCCCCGGAGGCACTGGAATTCCTTAAAACCCGTAAGGATTTGCGTATACTTATAGCCGACCTTCCCAAACATAATGATACCGCAACCTTTTCACTGGATTACCGCCGGGTAAAGGGAGGGTTGCTGGTTCAGGCTGCTGACGAACTGGCGGAAGATGCCCTTCAAACCAAAGTGGCAACCAAACGCGCACCCACTGCGGAGGAAATGGCGGATTTGAAATTTGCCTGGCGGGCAGTCAAGCATATCAAATCAAACGCTATTGTTCTGGCCAAAAATAAAGTACTGCTGGGCATGGGCGCAGGGCAACCGAACAGGGTAGTCAGCGTAGACATTGCCAAGAGCAAGGCCGGTGAGGCATCAAAGGGCAGTGTCATGGCCTCTGATGCCATGTTCCCCTTCCCTGATAGTGTTGAACAGGCGGCGGTGGCCGGAGTGACCGCCATTATCCAGCCGGGTGGTTCTATCCGCGACCAAGAGTCTATTGACGCTGCCAATAAATATAATATCGCCATGGTCTTTACCGGAACGCGTCACTTCCGCCATTAG
- a CDS encoding nicotinate phosphoribosyltransferase yields MSIKPKFNIPGNLLSGDTTDIYFARTVEILTKENQNPLAVMEVFATRPGILCGLSEAVELLQAILPAGEGEIWALEDGDQISAKEVVMRIKAPYLSFGLYETVYLGMLASGTGWATAASECVEAAGDIPVTSFGARHIHPLVAGRMDYAAIVGGCKGCSSIEGARLSGINPSGTIPHALILVMGDTLKATLAFDKHMPPQVPRIALVDTFKDEVEESLRVAVAMGQRLDSVRLDTPLERGRVTADLVKEVRANLDMDGHKHVKIFVSGGLTPERIRYFAENNAPVDGYGTGSYISGARPIDFTADLHEIDGKPIAKRGRIPGLAQNPRLKKVR; encoded by the coding sequence ATGAGTATTAAACCAAAGTTTAATATACCCGGAAACCTGCTCTCAGGGGATACCACTGATATTTATTTTGCCCGTACAGTGGAAATACTGACCAAGGAAAACCAGAATCCTTTAGCAGTGATGGAAGTATTTGCCACCCGGCCGGGTATTCTGTGCGGCCTGAGCGAGGCTGTAGAGCTTCTGCAGGCGATATTACCGGCGGGCGAGGGCGAAATATGGGCTTTGGAAGACGGCGACCAGATTTCCGCTAAGGAAGTTGTCATGCGCATCAAAGCTCCTTATCTGAGCTTCGGTCTTTACGAGACTGTTTATTTAGGCATGCTGGCTTCAGGTACAGGCTGGGCAACCGCCGCCAGTGAATGTGTTGAAGCAGCAGGGGATATACCAGTTACCAGCTTTGGTGCACGCCATATCCACCCGCTGGTTGCCGGACGCATGGATTATGCTGCTATAGTGGGCGGGTGCAAAGGCTGTTCATCTATTGAAGGTGCACGGTTATCAGGAATCAACCCTTCGGGCACCATTCCCCATGCCCTGATACTGGTCATGGGTGATACTTTAAAAGCCACCCTGGCCTTTGACAAACACATGCCGCCCCAAGTACCCAGAATAGCTCTGGTGGACACCTTTAAAGACGAAGTGGAAGAAAGCTTGCGGGTAGCCGTTGCCATGGGACAAAGGCTGGACAGTGTCAGGCTGGACACCCCCCTTGAGAGAGGCAGAGTCACAGCCGATTTGGTTAAAGAAGTACGGGCCAATCTGGATATGGACGGACACAAACACGTTAAGATATTTGTCTCGGGCGGCCTTACCCCGGAACGTATCCGCTACTTTGCGGAGAATAACGCCCCGGTAGACGGCTACGGCACAGGCAGTTATATAAGCGGTGCCCGCCCTATTGATTTCACCGCAGATTTGCACGAAATTGATGGCAAACCGATAGCCAAGCGGGGGCGGATACCCGGTCTTGCCCAAAACCCCCGCCTCAAAAAAGTACGCTAG
- the purM gene encoding phosphoribosylformylglycinamidine cyclo-ligase produces the protein MRGGHIKDTYAGAGVDINSASKSKELIKQYAKATLGPQVLAGPGFFGGMYEFKGYKNPVLVSSCDGVGTKLKIAGVLNKHDTIGIDIVNHSINDILTSGAEPIFFLDYIAMGKLYPEKIADIVKGLSTACLEAGCALIGGETAEMPGLYHGEDYDLAGFIVGVVEKENMLINRGIKPGDMILGLSSSGLHTNGYSLARKVLGESREALDKYYPELGQTAGEALLIPHRSYLKEIKPNLHLIKGLAHITGGGLTDNVPRTLPEDVSACFETKNWEIPPLFQLIQNIGGIDRDEMFHVFNMGIGMVIIAGSEESSRIMENLPEAKVIGEIVARQSGVQVIIE, from the coding sequence TTGAGAGGTGGCCACATCAAAGACACATATGCCGGGGCAGGAGTAGATATAAACTCCGCCTCAAAATCAAAAGAACTCATCAAACAATACGCTAAAGCCACCCTTGGGCCTCAGGTGCTGGCAGGTCCTGGTTTTTTCGGCGGAATGTACGAATTCAAAGGTTACAAAAACCCGGTTCTGGTTTCCAGCTGTGACGGCGTAGGCACCAAGCTGAAAATTGCAGGCGTGCTGAATAAACACGATACCATAGGCATTGACATTGTCAATCACTCTATCAATGATATATTAACCTCCGGGGCTGAACCAATATTTTTCCTTGATTATATCGCCATGGGAAAGCTTTACCCCGAGAAGATAGCCGACATTGTCAAGGGACTGTCTACCGCCTGTCTAGAGGCGGGTTGCGCCCTTATCGGCGGGGAAACTGCCGAAATGCCCGGTCTTTACCACGGGGAAGATTACGATTTGGCCGGCTTTATTGTCGGGGTAGTTGAAAAAGAAAATATGCTTATCAACCGGGGTATCAAACCGGGAGATATGATTCTGGGGCTGTCTTCAAGCGGACTTCACACAAACGGCTATTCACTGGCACGCAAAGTTTTGGGTGAAAGCCGCGAAGCGCTGGACAAATACTATCCTGAATTGGGGCAAACAGCAGGTGAAGCCCTGCTCATACCCCACCGCAGCTATCTGAAAGAAATAAAACCCAACCTTCATCTCATAAAGGGGTTGGCCCACATAACCGGCGGCGGCCTGACAGACAATGTTCCCCGGACACTGCCCGAAGATGTGTCCGCCTGTTTTGAAACCAAAAACTGGGAAATACCGCCCCTGTTCCAGCTTATCCAGAATATTGGCGGAATAGACCGTGACGAGATGTTCCATGTGTTTAATATGGGTATAGGCATGGTTATTATAGCCGGCAGCGAAGAATCCTCTCGTATAATGGAAAACCTGCCGGAAGCAAAAGTTATCGGGGAGATTGTTGCCCGCCAGAGCGGAGTACAAGTGATAATTGAATGA